Sequence from the Chroicocephalus ridibundus unplaced genomic scaffold, bChrRid1.1 SCAFFOLD_105, whole genome shotgun sequence genome:
ctattttcttttacaatgattgttagtttctttcccgttactggtctatcaaactggctgtatctcaacccatgagatttttattcctttttctccctcttctccctatccctctgcagggggtcgggggacagtgagtgaagagctgcgtggtctttaCCCCCCgtcaaggctgaggagtgagctggctctgctcatgtcactgcagctttaggacaaccaggagtttccctgaggttttcctgcaggaatatgctgagcagctcctctgcgttacaagtggatcacagatgaggtaactagtgaatggcagaagctgtaacccctttccccagtccccgctgctgtggagcagggatgactccttgggagcccacaagcagagctctgctcctcacggcacacttggccagcaacaatgagagctccaacaagggcaatgcagaaagctcccgcaaaaaaggacacaggcaaagtgtgttttcggggcttgggtttggaagggcaggcaatgggaagagatttgctcagagctgtcctgacttgtgagtgtgctttcctcctttggcagtacctcgggaacaaagggatccgatgtccaacggcagctccatcacccacttcctcctcctggcattcgcagacacgcgggagctgcagctcttgcacttctacctcttcctgggcatctacctggctgccctcctgggcaatggcctcatcatcactgccgtagcctgtgaccaccgcctccacacccccatgtacttcttcctcctcaacctcgccctcctcgacctgggtgccatctccaccactctgcccaaggccatggccaactccctctgggacaccagggccatctcttacactggatgtgttgcacagctctttctgtttctcaccttgatgtcagcagagttttatcttctgacagtcatggcctatgaccgctacgttgccatctgcaaacccctgcgctatgggtccctcctgggcagcagagcttgtgtccacatggcagcagctgcctggggcagtggctttctctatgctgtgctgcacacagctaatacattttcaatacctctctgccaaggcaatggcctagaccagttcttctgtgaaactccccagatcctcaagctctcctgctcacaatcagactacctcagggaagctggccTTCTGGTGGTTAGTGCTTTTGGCTTtttgggatgttttgttttcattgcggtgtcctatgtgcagatcttcagggctgtgacGAGgatcccctcacagcagggaagacagaaagccttttccacctgcctccctcacctggccgtggtttCCCTCTTTATCACCACTGGGGTGTTTTCCAACCTGAAGCCGCCCTCCGTCTCCTCTTCATTCCTGAATCTAgtgctgtcatttctgtactcggtggtgcctccagcagtgaaccccctcctctacagcatgaggaaccaggagctcaaggatgccctgaggaaactgattggacattttttcatcagccatagactgtgtaccttcctctgcaaaggattcaCAGCATCTGGTGTGACAAGCATTCActattcctcctctcctccttgacTTTTCACTTCTcgtctgtgacaaaaaaaatttaTGTAAATGAAGAGTCAGTAAGCGTGTTTCAGtcagtgtgtgtttaaataaacaaaaaatgaaccaGCTAAcactttttctgagacccatcagcagcagggctgaataaacgggagatgagaagacctttgtggctgcagcagcctggggcaggctgtcccagtgccactctgtcactggggcggcaggagctgcctgagggtccccagggccagggctcttgtactgggctggggagaggggatggcagtgaggggctgcagacccctcagaatatcctggggaggaggacacaggggcccactgactgcctttgccttgtgcccacatgccccccatctctggggctgaccctcctctgccccccagcagctgcggtgcccttcagaggggctgtggctgtggagcgagtgcccagagctctgcagcaccctggggcaggctctgctgttgggccagcgcagactgggctgggatggagagagggcaggggaggtggcagagcttggagggagctgggctgggctggaaagtgcccaggaggaaaaatcctcggagtgcagcttgtaccgtgtgcccacgcggggtgaggactcacaccagagtgtttgtggtgcagagccagggcttgtggaattggtgtccatctccagggtttggtagtggtggggctgaagggatggtcctctgtgagaagagaccaggggctgcttccatgccagacagagctggttccagacggctccaaaagaaacccaccgctggccaaaactgagcccatcaacGAGGGTGGTTGAACCTCCGTGAGAGTGTATTTAAGAGAGGACACAAGTGCTcgagtgggagaggagtgagggaaaaagcagtgtgagaaacagccctgaaaacaccagggtgagtgaagaaggagggagaggaggtgctccaggtgccagagcagatggtctcctgcagcctgtggagaataccacagtagagcaggtatttccctgcagcctaaggagaggagcacagcagaggaggtaatccctgcacttggtggaggacccaacactggagaggttggatatttcctgaaagaatttcagcttgaggagagcccatgctgtagcaggtttatctCGAAAGACTGTAGCCTGTAAGAGGGACCCCATGGGAAAAGtggtagaaggaaggagcagcagagaggaattgttatggactgaccaggacccccattccccatcaccctgcactgctcagggggaaggagggagaggaattgggaacgaagcagcaaagttcagcaagggaaaaaatgtgtgggaggaggctttccaggcgataaggtcttccatcggtcctatgcttctttggccctcagcctttgcagctgcacatgcctggcctgcccactTACCTTCACTACTGTCCCCTTTGTACgaggcccacacacatcttggcacgcccagcgtaacgtggcctccaccaaagctggagcccacctgggcttggaggcagggagggacccggtcccctctgtctgcggctgggcacagcttttccctgggaacctccctgaggAGAACTCCTCGTCTGTGTCagcctggggcccggcaggggtggcccagggacaagggctgctggggcagggatgaaggagctcagctgggagagcgttagactgaagatctaaaggtgcctggttcagccctggccttcagcagtgatttttctccctctgctttttgcagagcccgtctgccgccttccagcctgccccagccctgcttgctccttcacctcttgccagagcactgtccctgccctggacctgcacatctgcgccttagaaggagccttcctccagccccacaagtccccagcctccccctgggcaggactctccactcagggctgctttggggtggtctccagctgggcctccttccctgctccacaggatcgGGATGTGTCCTCTGCGGGGTCTCTGAACGAcccagttcctctcctctttgtcatgctcaatggtgcagagtctgttcccctcctcaggcgCCTCCTGCACCTCAtcttcagttcccagagcagaggccactggacccatagtcccagggagaggcactccctggagctgcggcctgaatggcagcatccttcccccgggggggtgttgcagtgagacctctgatgtgcccaggacagctgacaaagccacgctgaggatcacccaccggagtgcatggccatcggtattgtttagtcacacgctgtcctgagcagaatttctagacgttccttaaatacctctggggatggtgactcaaccccctccctgggcaggctgttccagtgcctgaccactctgtcagtaaagtcattcttcctaatatctaacctaaacctcccctgccgcagcttcagaccatttcctctggtcctgtcattattcccttgggacaAGAGGCCAACACCGacttctctacaccctcctttcagggagttgtagagggcaatgaggtctcccctcagcctcctcttctccaagctaaacatgcccagctccctcagcctctcctcagatgccctggtctccagacccctcaccagcctggtcgctctcctctggacacgctccagcacctcaatgtccctcttgtacagaggggcccagaactgaacacagcactcgaggtgaggcctcaccagtgcccagtacagaggcaccatcacttccctgctcctgctggccacgctattcctgatacaagccagaatgctgttggccttcttggccacctgggcacactgctggctcatgtgaagctggccgtccaccagcacccccaggtccttttctgacgggcagctttccagccactcttccccaagcctgtagcgttgcttggggttgttgtgaccgaaatgcaggacccagcacttggccttattaaacctcacacagttggccttggcccatcgattcagcctgtccagggccctctggagagccttcctaccctccagcagatcaacactcccacccagtttggtgtcatctgcaaacttactgagggtgcgctcaatcccctcatccacatcattgataaagatattaaacaaaactggccccaaaactgagccccgagggacaccactggtgaccggccgccaagaggatttcaccccattaatcacaactctctgggcacggccatccagccaggtttttacccagcgaagagtacacttgtctatgccaggattcaccagcttctccaggagaaggctgtgggggacggtgtcaaaggccttgccaaagtccagatagacaacgtccacagccttccccgcatccagaaggcgggtgacatggtcatagagagagatcaggttggttaagcaggacctccccttcctaaacccctgctggctggccctgatcccttggctgccctgcgcttgccgtgagagctcactcagggtgatcctctccatgatctttcctggtaccgaggtcaggctgacaggcctgtagttccccggatcctccttctggaataattactaaattggccaagaatacaaaaatacagcattgttcacacattaaggaaagtcataaaatcaagaggcttctgaggtagaatacagccgcagctagcacacgaagaatgccacatctgtgattccctgtctcatgttgtttgtgaaactacatgagggatggaacggaacgcgcttgttctgtggcctttccttgtgacgaatagcagatatggggacgagatggtactacagaacagataagcggcctacgcactacccaagccaacatttcgtcaaatgttgatgaaatgctgtcctttgtgcgaactttgctcaccacaatgtaccaaaacacacctccatcccggaggctatccacccccgaggtgtgaacactcctccttgaatacattaatcataataaaagtacgtatgactaaagtcactcaaactccactttgaagataaaaaaatagtataaaaatagcccaaaagagaggggatgtcagggaagacaccatcgcgaagaattccaccgctgatttccgggatcagtcgacgggctgagcctttccttccccccatagggacgcctttgggtaagactgcgattacaccgagtgctttctcgggacttagaaatttctctagagaatctctaccctacatttatagccaggctgtatcgtttataattttgtcgcgcctttgtatacttaacaatatctttatttgcacgtgctttgtagacagtgtatttatcaccggcaatcctaaagaacctgtatatctgttgtttaaataaactgcactatttaagtagctagtcgttttgctttctcactgaacgcgaccaaaacttgagagtggccgtgctagttcaggagcacgactagactgaaggtgcagtccactattagtgtatccaaatcgtaatagtttaatacatattaaaagcgattgggctgatagtgctgaattgggcatcactcagaacttaaacctagccgcacctggcctcccacctcggtgaggagtattagaacgcaagggggtttatcttctgccaaaaccgcttggccccttttcgcACAAcactccttctgacccttcttgtagatgggcgtcacattagccaccctccagtcatctggtacctcccctgttgaccaagatagttgataaatgatggaaaggctggagctggagcctctggtcctctgcaggcactgtgggcctgccctgcccagccagggtctggctgtggggtgaggagggctgtgtgcgctgcctctttggagccccctctcaggagagaggcgggcagctgtgctggacctgagctcagctcactgccctgcaccacacacccacccaagacgtgccccctccccaccaccatgtctttgggctctggtttcctccagccaccGTCGGGGAGAcactaaagcacctgggcaggcaagcacagctctggctcaaaggcttttaataagaacCGATATGGGGGCCCCTGtgtaaaaacaggggaatcaaaatCGAGGAAACCACTGGCAGTTTCTGCTgcccgtgggaaaagggagagggttccctggtgctcacggctctcccagctgcacagacctctcctccctcctggctgcccccagctgcactgcagggacgggctctcctggcccggggctcagggactgttgtgcactgagctccggtgtcacagcctctgtgtcctcagggggatgtgccacagacacctcttcagcatcgtcatagcccgtgctctctggggacagggaccagccatcccACTTAGCTCcgggggcaccagcacctctctgggagagcaggtttggccctgcaagaagcaaggcaggccattgcatgttcaccccatggggtgcctctcctgggctgtacgtcaccttcctcccttctcctcaccagtcttgagacgttcagctccctctcccacccacggTCCCCCCAAGGAaaaactcctggggcaggttcccccaccccagcacattGGGCTCTCAGCGTGACAGTGAATCATCCAGCACCGCGGAtgccaccccaggaaccagcagctctttctttccctctcacctccaggggTATCCGTGGGTCCggatccttcctctgccaccctgggcatttcccagtcttcctgcccaggggaaggatcctccccagggtcagaaacctccctggcatcatcatagccatcagctgggtcacctccaggcaggacagggacatctgaaaggagaggagagctggtgacagtgagaagatgcgttctgcagagcagaggatgggaggatgcgcagggacgtggggctccgacgtcggtgtttgcagccccacaggagatcccGCCCGTCCTCCCAGCTCCGAGCATGAcgctcagtgacactgctgtccatcacatgtctgcagggaggagagatccaccccttcctgcccccattaGCTGGTGCTGACCccagaccatcctcctcctcgctgtccccggggtagggctgcagcttgctcagggacccctctgaataggagcctggagagaggcccagcgGGTGTTAGGGGAGTgcgctctgctgacccagcttgtgctcagtgctgctggggatgtgggacccacagagccacggctgcacgggggcgagggctcaggactcaccctgctgccctgggacaaagcccatctccaagggcctgccagagctgccctgggacagccccttccctcacccctcaggtgtcccccagggtgcaggggcaggcagagaggggctgtccccaaatgggacgcgcagagcaggtggggagaaagcttctctcctgggcccaggacatgggtgctccccacacagatccaacagccccacaaccgcacgaaccatgggttagggggctgcaggggtcaaccctgggtggcagccaggggaaagagcactgtagatgtgtcctcaATGAGGGACGCACACCAACCTGAGCCgctgaaccttgcctgcttctgccatgctgggctggaaccgATCTCCTCGTACATGGCCTCGGGgaagggctcctgagctctctcagagcccgtggacagaggcagggctggcccagggatggtcagagagGGGATGGGATCCCGCAGAGAGCACGCACTCttgtcccccagctctgcctctcccgctcactgacaccccacggcacccctggccttgccagcaggcatcttcccctgggaagggacccacctctgcgcccagccctggcgcttcgcacttgcccggccaggagggccaggaACAGGCAGAGAACGGCTTTCAGGATGATGCACATGATGATGGGCAATGAGACTCTCCTGCTGACGGTCAGACGGCCCCGCGtgggatctgcatggcaggaacacagaaagggcagcaccaggcctgggagaggtgaggggccggcacaccccagtcctgacccccattacataccgggtttcaggggatgagggatggggaagctcccacctgagtgggtgaatgacagccctccccagcctcccgccccaccgctaccccggtgcctcctcctgggagtttcacagcccagcaaggagccccttccctccggctgtgggtcacagcctggccccaagaagacccggcgctggtggggaggacgggttacctgctggaggggttggtgctgccgtcctgggcgcatctgcagaggaggagaaggagagctgggctgagagggtgggggtgcaggtaccagggagcctcctctctgacacaccgtgtgtgtgtgtgcgcacgtgtgcatgtgcagacatccctgccacatcccacccaaatcgcccctcctgcccgactggtgagcatggccaggaaggagcgcagggcccagagcagggacagagccggcagcccgggaggtgcccctgggggctgcagggccctgcgggcagaagctggaggacatcCAGCCCCACCGAAGCTGCTGCCCACtcggcaaaaggctctcctgctctgcagggatggccttgctctcaggagctctggagccgtgatggcagccaatggggaaaagggctccctgtgaggtgtcccagccctgccgctcaccTGAGCAGATCACGGCCGCGTCCTCCTTATGGCggcaggcaccgctgtccccaggccgggcccagcagtcctgcagagatggctctgtcccccggcactccacctgctccagccagatggggccgctcccctccccaaatgcagcctcggccagggcagacaccgcagggccacagcccagctgcctgcatgccacctcggcatcccgcatgtcccaagagtcgtcacacaccgtcccccaggagccgcggtgccacacctccactcggccagagcaccccttctcccctcccacggcacgaatcttctccctgtctggagaaggcagagagctcccagggccgcgggacagcaggcagagccctgccaggcgagaggggcatgcagaggagcagctgcctgtgcagctcggggtgctggggcacgcagccattggggccgggggcgtttctggctgactccctgcagagggaaacgctgtggtgaaggggctgctgcagggggggcgtgcagcagagagcggggctcagctcagctcgtgccacccacccatggcagcagTTGAACCCCGGTCCTTCAGGGGACACACACTCGGCAAtgtgggggaccctgactgctcggccccaaagggaccctgggtcacagagcagcaggagggtgtccatggaagggacactcctcagagccctggctgttcccttctgggaccttgcctcgagaaacctctgcctcaaccaggcgaagctgggagcccggctggcaaccgctggtgaatgtgtggggctccaggagaggaagtcccatttttggtaccagcagcagaagcGTCTGGCTTGGAAACGAAAGGCCCCTGCAGGCCCAGGAATTTGtccatgcccagccaggagcaggatcgcaggggatgctggtgcccggctagctcagaattacccttgcaggtgatgtgggtctcatctcgcaggtcgtcgcatgactgcgggtgccagggagcggagggacactgccagaaggagctgtttctctccccacactccacacgatccagccaggccgtgccagacagcctgccgtggggccgttgtgtttccagggaccctctgtccccgcagcccagctccttgcatgccagcgacacagtttcaggagtcatggagttggagcaaacgctcccccacgtcccattgtagaaaacctgcaggcgcccggagcagttggtgccgttctccagcctcagggccatgaactctgggaggaaaggcagcgagggggaacaggctgggctggggctgggggagcagggacacccctgcacccgccaggccctcagacaggcaaaggcacgtccagcaagtcccccttgcacccacggacagagaaatgtccctgatggacagacacccctgccctccctgctgcccgtcaGGGACAGTGGagcgccccagggacccccggtgggactgagggcacctgtgcatgggtgtccccacaatggcctttgtcaggggctcagagctggccaggaacagcctcggccgtgtccggctctcccctcgtcccggcctgcctgg
This genomic interval carries:
- the LOC134509523 gene encoding olfactory receptor 14A16-like, whose amino-acid sequence is MSNGSSITHFLLLAFADTRELQLLHFYLFLGIYLAALLGNGLIITAVACDHRLHTPMYFFLLNLALLDLGAISTTLPKAMANSLWDTRAISYTGCVAQLFLFLTLMSAEFYLLTVMAYDRYVAICKPLRYGSLLGSRACVHMAAAAWGSGFLYAVLHTANTFSIPLCQGNGLDQFFCETPQILKLSCSQSDYLREAGLLVVSAFGFLGCFVFIAVSYVQIFRAVTRIPSQQGRQKAFSTCLPHLAVVSLFITTGVFSNLKPPSVSSSFLNLVLSFLYSVVPPAVNPLLYSM